In the genome of Lysobacter sp. 5GHs7-4, the window GTGCGTCGCCGCCTCGCGCATGAATACCGCCTTCATGCGTATGCGTTAAGTTAATAGGGAGTTTCGGAACAGGGCCGGCGATGGAGCCGCAACAGATCGTATTCCTGCTGATCCTGGCCGCCGCGCTGGCCTTGTTCATCAGCGAGAAGCTGCGCGTGGACCTGGTGGCGATGCTGGCGATGCTGGCTTTGACGCTGACCGGCGTGTTGTCGCCCAAGGAGGCGTTGTCGGGATTCGCGAGCGAGCCGGCGATCATCGTCGCGGCGGTGTTCGTGTTGTCGGCGGGGCTGTCGGCGACCGGCATCACCGACCGCATCGGCGCGGCGATCGGGCGCGCGGCCGGCGGCAGCGAGGCGCGCGCGATCGCGGTGATCATGCCGGCGACCGCGGCGATGGCGGCGTTCTCGCACCATCTGATGGTCACCGCGATGATGCTGCCGATCCTGATGCGGCTGGCGCAGGAGCGCAAACTGGCGGCCTCGCGCCTGCTGATGCCGATGTCGCTGGCCGCATCGCTGGGCACCACGCTGACGCTGATCAGCGCGCCGGCGTTCCTGCTCGCCAACGACCTGTTGGCGCGCAACGGCGGCGGGCGCATGGACCTGTTCGCGATCACGCCGATCGGCGCGATGCTGGTCGCGATCGGCGCGGTCTACATGCTCGCCGGCCGCTGGCTGTTGCCCAAGCGCCAGGGCGAGAGCGGCAACGTCGATTACCTGAAACTGGAGCGCTATTACACCGAGTTGCTGGTGGACAAGGAATCGCCGTGGATCGGCAAGACCCTGTCGGCGTTCGACAAGGCCTTCCAGGGGCGCCTGCAGGTGGTGGATTGGCTGCGCCACGGCATGCGCCGCCGCGATCAGCGCGCCGACAGCCCGCTGGCCGCCGGCGACGTGCTGCTGGTGCGCGCCTCGCCCGACGAGATCGCCTCGGTGCGCGACGAGCCCGGGCTGTCGCTGCACGCGGTGGTCAAGTACGGCGAGAAGCCGCGCGAGGGCGGCAAGGCCGAGGCCGAGGCGCTGGGCGAGGAGCGCCTGGTGCAGGCGGTGGTGGCGCCGCGTTCGGAGTTCCTCGGCCGCAGCGTGTCGGAGATCGATTTCCTCAGCACGCTGGGCGTGGTCGTGGTCGGCCTGTGGCGCAAGGAAGGTTGGCTGCGCGGCGAACTGTCGGAGCTGCGCCTGGAGGAGGGCGACCTGCTGGTGCTGTGGGGCGCGCAGGCGCGGTTGGAGCAACTGGCCGCGCATCGCGCGTTTCTGATGCTGATGCCGTTCGACGCGCGTGGCAGCACGCGCCGGCGCGCGCCGCTGGCGCTGGGCATCATGGCCGCGTCGATCGCGCTGGCCGCGACCGAGCTGCTGGCGCCGCAGATCGCGTTCCTGCTGGGCGCGGTGGCGATGGTGCTGACGCGCTGCGTGAGCATCGAGCGCGCGTACGAGGAAATCGACGTGCGCATCTACGTGATGATCGCCGGCGTGATTCCGCTGGGCATCGCGATGGACAAGACCGGCACGGCCGACCTGATCGCGCAGCTGCTGTCCGTGCACGCGCAGGGTCTGCCGGTGCTGGGTTTGCTGCTGCTGATGTTCGCGGCCGCTGCGCTGCTGACCCAGATACTGTCCGACGCGGCGACCACGGTGCTGCTGGCGCCGATCGCGCTGGCCCTGGCGCAGAGCCTGAGCCTGCCGCCGCTGCCGTTCGTGGTCTGCACCGCGATGGGCGCGGTGGCTTCGTTCCTGACCCCGATCGGGCACCACGGCAACCTGCTGATCCTCAACCCCGGCCAGTACACCTTCGGCGACTTCCTGCGCGTGGGCGTGCCGCTGACCAGCCTGATCGCGCTGACTTCGGCGTGGATGGCGCGCTGGCTGTGGCTGGGCGGGCCGCTGCTGCCGTTCGGCTGAAGACCGCTCAGGTCGGCAGGGCGGCGGCGTCGTACTGCGCGGCGAATTCGGCGCTGGGCGGGATCGGTTTGATCACGTCGATCAGCACGCCGTTGGGGTCGGCGGTGATGAAGTGGCGCTGGCCGAAGGCCTCGTCGCGCAGCGAGCGCAGGATGGGCAGGCCGGCCGCCTGCAGGCGCTCGTGCACGGCGTCCACGTCCTCGACCTCGAAGTTCAGCAGCAGGCCGCTGGCGCGTCCGCGGCCGACCGCGGGGATGGTTTCGTGCTCGCCGTCGAGGATGGCCAGGTTGACCGACGGGTCGTCGTGCAACTGCAGGTGCACGTACCAGTCGCTGCTGAACAGCTCGGCGAAACCGAAATGGCGGACGTAGAAGGCGCGGGTGGCGGCGACGTCGGCGGTCATAATCACGGGGTAGTAGCTGGTGACTTTCATGGTCGGCTCCGGGGAATTGACGTACAGTCTGTATGTAAATCGACAATAACATACAGGCTGAATGTATTTCAATGGCCGCGCCCCGGACCAACCGCG includes:
- a CDS encoding SLC13 family permease yields the protein MEPQQIVFLLILAAALALFISEKLRVDLVAMLAMLALTLTGVLSPKEALSGFASEPAIIVAAVFVLSAGLSATGITDRIGAAIGRAAGGSEARAIAVIMPATAAMAAFSHHLMVTAMMLPILMRLAQERKLAASRLLMPMSLAASLGTTLTLISAPAFLLANDLLARNGGGRMDLFAITPIGAMLVAIGAVYMLAGRWLLPKRQGESGNVDYLKLERYYTELLVDKESPWIGKTLSAFDKAFQGRLQVVDWLRHGMRRRDQRADSPLAAGDVLLVRASPDEIASVRDEPGLSLHAVVKYGEKPREGGKAEAEALGEERLVQAVVAPRSEFLGRSVSEIDFLSTLGVVVVGLWRKEGWLRGELSELRLEEGDLLVLWGAQARLEQLAAHRAFLMLMPFDARGSTRRRAPLALGIMAASIALAATELLAPQIAFLLGAVAMVLTRCVSIERAYEEIDVRIYVMIAGVIPLGIAMDKTGTADLIAQLLSVHAQGLPVLGLLLLMFAAAALLTQILSDAATTVLLAPIALALAQSLSLPPLPFVVCTAMGAVASFLTPIGHHGNLLILNPGQYTFGDFLRVGVPLTSLIALTSAWMARWLWLGGPLLPFG
- a CDS encoding VOC family protein; protein product: MKVTSYYPVIMTADVAATRAFYVRHFGFAELFSSDWYVHLQLHDDPSVNLAILDGEHETIPAVGRGRASGLLLNFEVEDVDAVHERLQAAGLPILRSLRDEAFGQRHFITADPNGVLIDVIKPIPPSAEFAAQYDAAALPT